One window of Papaver somniferum cultivar HN1 chromosome 9, ASM357369v1, whole genome shotgun sequence genomic DNA carries:
- the LOC113313045 gene encoding uncharacterized protein LOC113313045, with protein sequence MEFKILCLNIRGMNDFDKQISVKNLVASQKSAFCLLQETKIQYINDNFVRQLWYDDNFGWAYIPSTGSSGRLLSIWYSARFEKIDERIGLNNITVVFFTRINGFRWALTNVYSPCEYAARTDFWLDMNGITSWWNDPLCIAGDMNAMRSNAERNRGDGDSRNNALLNNYILDNELIDQPLLGGSYTWSNNHDDPILCRLDRFLFIHAFEETFPNALQVVLTRTISDHNPILLISESVMPSKSYFKLDRMWVEHKEFVEKVQQWWDVMNFNGSASTQFFLKLQNLKHLIKPWRLSEFGSVAREKVVLTGRIHDLNILEEDGALSRQQLEEMTQFKLKLKGIETLEARKWQLRAKQNEFKWGDSNTRYFALPLQEGNVILFPNFKLVGMIVLIKTLSGKNFEVFILIFLLNKTRLIRTWRILIFQRLKR encoded by the coding sequence ATGGAGTTTAAGATTTTGTGCTTGAACATAAGAGGCATGAATGATTTTGACAAACAAATTTCAGTCAAAAATCTGGTGGCGTCTCAGAAAAGTGCATTTTGCCTACTTCAAGAGACCAAAATACAATACATTAATGACAACTTTGTTCGTCAATTGTGGTATGATGATAATTTCGGTTGGGCTTACATTCCATCAACAGGTAGCAGTGGAAGACTTCTTTCTATATGGTATAGTGCAAGATTTGAGAAGATTGATGAAAGGATTGGTCTAAACAACATTACGGTGGTATTTTTTACAAGGATCAATGGCTTCAGGTGGGCATTGACTAATGTCTACAGCCCGTGTGAGTATGCTGCTAGAACTGACTTTTGGTTAGACATGAATGGGATTACAAGCTGGTGGAACGACCCTCTTTGTATAGCGGGAGATATGAATGCAATGAGATCAAATGCTGAGAGGAACAGAGGTGATGGGGATAGTAGAAACAATGCATTGTTAAATAACTACATTCTGGATAATGAATTGATTGATCAACCTTTGCTTGGGGGTTCGTATACTTGGTCGAATAATCACGATGACCCTATATTGTGTCGTTTAGATCGATTCTTATTCATTCATGCTTTTGAGGAGACTTTCCCTAACGCTCTTCAAGTGGTTTTGACAAGAACCATATCAGATCATAATCCAATCCTTTTAATTTCAGAATCGGTGATGCCTTCTAAATCGTATTTTAAACTAGACAGAATGTGGGTTGAGCATAAGGAGTTTGTGGAGAAGGTTCAACAGTGGTGGGATGTGATGAATTTCAATGGTAGTGCAAGCACACAGTTTTTTCTTAAACTGCAGAATTTGAAGCACTTAATTAAGCCGTGGAGATTGTCTGAATTTGGAAGTGTGGCTAGGGAGAAAGTAGTTCTTACTGGACGCATACATGACCTGAATATTTTAGAGGAAGATGGAGCTTTGTCGAGACAACAGTTAGAAGAAATGACTCAATTTAAGCTGAAGTTGAAAGGTATAGAAACATTGGAAGCTAGAAAGTGGCAGCTAAGGGCTAAGCAAAACGAGTTTAAATGGGGAGATTCGAACACAAGATACTTCGCATTGCCACTGCAAGAAGGAAACGTAATACTATTTCCAAACTTCAAGTTGGTGGGGATGATTGTTTTGATCAAAACATTATCAGGGAAGAACTTCGAAGTTTTTATATTAATCTTTTTACTCAATAAGACGAGGTTAATTCGTACATGGAGAATCTTAATTTTCCAACGGTTAAAGAGGTAG